The stretch of DNA TAATCAAATTCAATCAACTAACTACGATCTAATTATTATTGGTGGCGGAATTAATGGCGCTGGAGTTGCTAGAGATGCTGCTTTACGAGGCTTAAAAACTATTTTGATTGAAAAAGGTGATTTTGCTGGCGGTACTTCTAGTTGGTCGACTCGTTTAATTCATGGAGGTTTACGCTATCTAGAATATTTTGAATTTCCTTTAGTCAGAGAATCTTTACAAGAAAGAGAAATTTTATTACGCACTGCACCCCATTTAGTTCATCCTTTATTATTAACTATTCCCATTTATCGCGATCGCTCTCGTCCTTACTGGAAGATTTGGGCAGGCATGATTCTCTACGATATCTTGAGTTTTGATAAGACTTTACCTCTTCATCGTATGTTACCCAAGGTTCAGTTTGAACAGTTATTTCGTCATGTAGACCGCGACGATCTTGCTGGTGGGGCGCAGTATTATGATGGTCAAGTTGCTTTGGCAGAAAGATTGTGTCTGGAAAACATTTTAGCTGCCCAAGAAGCTGGGGCAACGGTGTTAAATTATGTCGAAGTAACTCAACTGCCAATTGAAGACAACCGTATTAATCAGTTAATTTGTCAGGATAAATTAACGGGAGAAGAATTTATTGTTACAAGTAATCAAAATGCAGTAGTTATTAATACTTCTGGCCCTTGGGTAGACCGAGTTTGTCAGTTAGACAATGGTAAAAGTGCGATCGCTCTTACTCGTAAAATTGGTGGTACTAAAGGCAGCCATATTATTGTTCCGCCTTTCCCTGGCGCACCAGAAACTACTTTATACGTCGAGGCAAAATCTGATGGTCGTCCTTTCTTTATTGTCCCTTGGTTGGGAATGTATTTGATCGGAACTACGGATATTCCTTTTACGGGAGATTTAGACCGTATTAAGGCAGAAGACGAAGAAATTGATTATTTAATTCAAGAAACTAACAATATCATTCCCACAGCCAATTTAGCTCGTAAGGATATCAAATTTACCTATTCGGGAGTGCGTCCTTTACCCAATCAAGAAGGTAAGAAACCAGGCAGTATTACTCGTAAACATATTCTGTTCGATCACACTAAAGAAGGAGTGAACAATCTTATTTCTTTAATTGGCGGTAAGTTAACTACCTATCGTCATGTGGGAGAAGAAATGGTTGATGCTGCTTTCAAGAAAATGAAACAACCAGCTAAACCCTGTCAGACAGATAAAATACCTTTACCAGGGTGTATCTTTCCTAACGATCCTAGAATTTCTGAAGCGATCCAAGATTATCGTTATATTTTACCTGTCAACACCATTAATTACCTCTTTTCGGTTTATGGTGCTAAAGCTATTGAAGTCTTAGCTTTAATCGATCAAGATTCTGAATTAGCTCAACCTTTGACACCCGAATTACCTGACATTAAAGCCCAAATTGTTTATGCAGTGCGTGCAGAATTAGCTCATACTTTAGTAGATATTGCTCGTCGTCGCACCACGTTAGCAATGACAGGCAATTATGGATTGAATTTATTACCTGTTATGACAGAAATATTGAAAAAATACTGTGGTTGGAGTCAAACCAAATGCGATCGCTCGTGCCAAGCATATCGGACTTATATGGAAGAGAATTGTATTCCCGATTTTGAATTGTCTCTAGCAATGAAGTGATACCATCAAAATTAATAGAATAACTTCTTGTAGTGATGCCAGATTCAATCATGTATCAAGAGGATGCATTTGTCGTCCTCGAACCAGATCGAAGCGAACAATTTCTTTCCCCAGAAGAATTAAAAAACAAACTCAAACAGATTCTGTTGTCGGAGGGATTTGAAATACCTAGAGAGTTAAACAAATTTGATTCGGTAGATTTACAAGCCGAATATTTAATGAATAATTATTTTGAATTAGATCTCGGAGCAGGTCTATATTTACAGTGGTATGTAATTAGACTTGAAAAATAATAAGAAGCAATT from Stanieria cyanosphaera PCC 7437 encodes:
- the glpD gene encoding glycerol-3-phosphate dehydrogenase, which encodes MRNFNQIQSTNYDLIIIGGGINGAGVARDAALRGLKTILIEKGDFAGGTSSWSTRLIHGGLRYLEYFEFPLVRESLQEREILLRTAPHLVHPLLLTIPIYRDRSRPYWKIWAGMILYDILSFDKTLPLHRMLPKVQFEQLFRHVDRDDLAGGAQYYDGQVALAERLCLENILAAQEAGATVLNYVEVTQLPIEDNRINQLICQDKLTGEEFIVTSNQNAVVINTSGPWVDRVCQLDNGKSAIALTRKIGGTKGSHIIVPPFPGAPETTLYVEAKSDGRPFFIVPWLGMYLIGTTDIPFTGDLDRIKAEDEEIDYLIQETNNIIPTANLARKDIKFTYSGVRPLPNQEGKKPGSITRKHILFDHTKEGVNNLISLIGGKLTTYRHVGEEMVDAAFKKMKQPAKPCQTDKIPLPGCIFPNDPRISEAIQDYRYILPVNTINYLFSVYGAKAIEVLALIDQDSELAQPLTPELPDIKAQIVYAVRAELAHTLVDIARRRTTLAMTGNYGLNLLPVMTEILKKYCGWSQTKCDRSCQAYRTYMEENCIPDFELSLAMK
- a CDS encoding chlororespiratory reduction protein 7 yields the protein MPDSIMYQEDAFVVLEPDRSEQFLSPEELKNKLKQILLSEGFEIPRELNKFDSVDLQAEYLMNNYFELDLGAGLYLQWYVIRLEK